From a single Micromonospora carbonacea genomic region:
- a CDS encoding helix-turn-helix domain-containing protein — protein MAEDMGSTVPRRRLGKALRDLRTEAGITLDAAAEALECSRQKVWRIESGLGSARGVDVRAMCELYAAAPDMTRALLALAAETKTKGWWHAYGDAIPDWFELYVGLESAASRLRFYNESMVPGLLQHRDYALGVYQHRTEVSDEDRERFVQVRLQRQALLKRRLPPPPKLDVILSEAALLRTVGDAATMVNQLRHLLALADMATVSIRILPLAAGLHRGSEAGSFVLLEFPLGNRATPEPSVVYSESWTGALYLDRPEEFNAYEKVWTSLDLLALDEGQSRHFINKIIGEVHHG, from the coding sequence ATGGCCGAGGACATGGGCTCGACGGTGCCGCGACGCCGGCTCGGCAAGGCACTGCGTGACCTGCGCACCGAGGCGGGCATCACCCTGGACGCCGCCGCCGAGGCGCTGGAGTGCAGCCGGCAGAAGGTGTGGCGCATCGAGAGCGGGCTCGGCTCCGCGCGCGGCGTCGACGTGCGCGCCATGTGCGAGTTGTACGCGGCGGCGCCCGACATGACCCGCGCGCTGCTCGCGCTGGCCGCCGAGACCAAGACGAAGGGCTGGTGGCACGCCTACGGCGACGCCATCCCCGACTGGTTCGAGCTGTACGTCGGCCTCGAATCCGCCGCCTCCCGGCTGCGCTTCTACAACGAATCGATGGTGCCTGGGCTGCTCCAACACCGGGACTACGCGCTTGGGGTCTATCAACACCGCACGGAGGTGAGCGACGAAGATCGGGAGCGCTTCGTACAGGTCCGGCTGCAGCGTCAGGCCCTGCTCAAACGTCGCCTGCCACCGCCGCCGAAGCTGGATGTGATCCTCTCTGAGGCAGCCTTGCTACGCACGGTCGGCGACGCTGCAACGATGGTGAACCAACTCCGTCACCTGTTGGCGCTGGCAGACATGGCAACGGTCTCGATCCGAATCTTGCCGCTCGCCGCCGGCCTGCACCGTGGCTCTGAGGCAGGTTCCTTCGTGCTGCTTGAGTTTCCGCTAGGAAATCGAGCGACCCCCGAGCCATCAGTGGTCTACAGCGAGTCATGGACGGGCGCTCTCTACCTCGACCGGCCCGAGGAGTTCAACGCTTACGAGAAGGTCTGGACAAGCCTGGATCTACTCGCCCTCGATGAAGGACAATCGAGGCACTTCATTAACAAGATCATCGGGGAGGTCCACCATGGCTGA
- a CDS encoding DUF397 domain-containing protein, which yields MADLSNAHWRKSTRSGSNGGECVEVADNLAGIVAVRDSKDPHGPALTFPATAWATFVGAIRR from the coding sequence ATGGCTGATCTGAGCAACGCCCACTGGCGCAAGAGCACCCGCAGCGGAAGCAACGGCGGCGAGTGCGTCGAAGTTGCCGACAACCTGGCGGGCATCGTCGCCGTACGCGACAGCAAAGACCCCCACGGCCCGGCGCTCACCTTCCCGGCCACCGCCTGGGCCACCTTCGTCGGCGCGATCCGCCGCTGA
- a CDS encoding HNH endonuclease yields the protein MSDQGKQRQASQRPQLLLQLRGGARERGPQHYEHSVKRGIRLTEIAAELGPELAILRRLYPDGVARLWGSTPSQQVNNAKVRALRNRQAGDHVLFYAGKTFYSRARILHLFRNPAVAKRVWQTADDGQTWEHIVALGEVEQFDQPVPAGPILAKLGLPNPLRSLTLVTAAQYAAISSLLPTMPGPDASPEPPAPRMKRKQLFAALQDLVTSSRRSRDDPAARNLPLVVLWAIGRIEAGEERLVRSEDMSASLTPILDRYGAADRPGAAMPYPSGPLAGSGLWEVRAPEGWEVDPSGFHGETTAGGSTGSYQGFLPVVAELFDNVEVRGRAVAMLSRALAPGIDRPALLSQVGLAGYDSAAGTIDVASLTGGEPGASGPAKRKSAQVERIVRSSRFAAAIKQMYDHQCQVCGVRLETRDGYYSEAAHIQGLGKPHDGPDEISNLLCLCPNHHVQFDFFAIYIDDEFVVRRTSDDKEIGRLHRHEEHGISPKRLKHHRRFCGLPG from the coding sequence GTGAGCGACCAGGGGAAACAGCGGCAAGCCAGCCAGAGGCCGCAGTTGCTGCTGCAGTTGCGTGGTGGGGCCAGGGAGCGTGGCCCGCAGCACTACGAGCATTCGGTCAAGCGGGGCATCCGGTTGACGGAGATCGCTGCGGAACTCGGGCCCGAGCTGGCGATCCTGCGGCGCCTATACCCGGATGGGGTCGCCCGGTTGTGGGGTTCGACGCCGAGTCAGCAGGTGAACAACGCCAAGGTCCGGGCGCTCCGGAACCGCCAGGCTGGCGACCACGTCCTCTTCTATGCCGGAAAGACGTTCTACTCCCGGGCTCGGATCCTGCACCTGTTTCGGAATCCGGCGGTGGCAAAGCGGGTGTGGCAGACCGCCGACGACGGGCAGACCTGGGAACACATCGTGGCGCTGGGCGAGGTCGAGCAGTTCGACCAGCCGGTGCCGGCCGGGCCAATCCTGGCCAAACTCGGGCTGCCCAACCCGCTGCGCAGCCTCACCCTGGTCACCGCCGCCCAATACGCCGCTATCTCGTCGCTTCTGCCGACCATGCCCGGCCCGGATGCGTCCCCCGAGCCGCCTGCGCCCCGGATGAAGCGCAAGCAACTCTTCGCGGCTCTGCAGGATCTCGTCACCTCCTCGCGCCGCAGCAGGGACGATCCGGCGGCGCGGAACCTGCCGTTGGTGGTCCTCTGGGCGATCGGAAGGATCGAGGCCGGTGAGGAGCGGCTCGTCCGGTCGGAGGACATGTCCGCCAGCCTGACGCCGATCCTCGATCGGTACGGTGCGGCAGACAGGCCCGGAGCGGCCATGCCCTACCCGTCGGGCCCTCTGGCCGGCAGCGGGCTGTGGGAGGTCAGGGCCCCGGAAGGATGGGAAGTCGACCCCTCAGGTTTCCACGGCGAGACCACAGCGGGCGGTTCCACGGGTTCCTATCAGGGCTTTCTGCCAGTCGTCGCGGAGCTGTTCGACAACGTCGAGGTGCGGGGCCGGGCCGTGGCGATGCTGTCCAGGGCGTTGGCCCCCGGCATTGACCGGCCGGCGCTGTTGAGCCAGGTCGGGCTCGCCGGCTACGACTCCGCTGCCGGCACAATCGACGTGGCGTCCCTGACCGGCGGTGAGCCGGGCGCGAGCGGGCCGGCCAAGAGAAAGTCCGCCCAGGTCGAGCGCATCGTCCGTAGCAGCAGGTTCGCAGCGGCCATCAAGCAGATGTACGACCACCAGTGCCAGGTCTGCGGCGTTCGGCTGGAGACCCGCGACGGGTACTACAGCGAGGCTGCGCACATCCAGGGGCTGGGGAAGCCGCACGACGGGCCCGACGAGATCAGCAACCTGCTCTGCCTCTGCCCCAACCACCACGTCCAGTTCGACTTCTTCGCCATCTACATCGATGACGAGTTCGTGGTGCGCCGGACGAGCGACGACAAGGAGATTGGCAGGCTGCACCGGCACGAGGAACACGGCATCAGCCCGAAGCGACTGAAGCACCACCGTCGCTTCTGCGGCCTTCCCGGATGA
- the pglX gene encoding BREX-2 system adenine-specific DNA-methyltransferase PglX: protein MIPLKALQAQVTALTDDLRTVVAGDSELESSLRKEHGQAKDARRTAGTFETWLEDVLDQAAVAWVLGCVFVRFCEDNALVEPLWIGGPEPTAPVERAVQERQQYLIENPRHNDRHWLREAFTYLRGLRATGKIFDEHNPVWRFDISGEAAEKLSEFFRRGPGLASLRVEDLNTRFLGDLYQDLSAHAKKTYALLQTPDFVEEFILDRTFEPAVKEFGLPDTSVIDPTCGSGHFLLGAFGRLVRKWRDREPATDVRVLVERALGQVTGVDINPFAVAIARFRLLVAAMKECGLTSLERTPAWPVRVATGDSLLHWGRKSRHQGDLLEYAKGESGFAYATEDADMLADYLEEGQYTVVVGNPPYITVADSARNKLYRDIYPDVCHRQYALTVPFAKRFFDLAKRSDEHGDGAGHVGQITGNAFMKREFGKKLIEDYFAHQVELTEVIDTSGAYIPGHGTPTVILIGRAKSRRHSEKVLTILGVRGEPSQPADPAAGLVWSAIVDGVEGRRDAADWVSVVDTPRGRLKSHPWSLSGGGASDVMLSLRRNAHSLLQESVSEIGFGAVTREDSAYMVGAGFLHRRSVPIRFQRPIVEGDVTRDWVIEGPVASIWPYDESTLSAQNCPALNQVLWPLRRILVDRVAYGQSQIQRGLAWFEYSMFFAARFRNPNSISFAFVATHNHFVLDRGGKVFKQSAPVIKLPEGATEDEHLRLLGVLNSSTACFWLKQVSHNKGRPGAEQAGADEPWEHRFEFTGTKLQEFPLPGDFPLARARALDSLAKRLSRLTPAAVAESGVPTRQRLRAAQREYDLIRGEMIALQEEMDWEVYRLYGLCSDDLTCANPPRLGSSERAFAIYMAREIDAGATDTTWFEHRNHKFQRITELPAHWPDDYRALVQRRIEGIESDRNIALIERPECKRRWATDGWDAMQAKALRDWLLDRLEAPELWGTRSTPQSVAQLADKVRHDDDFRSVLELWAGRDDYDLTKTVAKLVADEHVPYLPVDRYKPSGLRKRAQWERTWAQQRLEDAGESVQVDVPPKYSSADFAKASYWRARGKLDVPKERFISYPKAGRDNDGTVLLGWAGWDHLAQAQALATVYLDRKLQAAWPAERLLPLLAGIAELEPWLHQWYVDERPDFPGSPAQFFTDLVDAELSQLGADRRTLITLRGLNAPASSGE from the coding sequence ATGATCCCCCTGAAGGCCCTACAGGCCCAGGTCACCGCCCTCACCGACGACCTGCGTACGGTGGTCGCCGGGGACTCCGAGCTGGAATCGTCGCTGCGCAAGGAGCACGGCCAGGCCAAGGACGCCCGGCGTACGGCGGGGACGTTCGAAACCTGGCTGGAGGACGTCCTCGACCAGGCGGCGGTGGCGTGGGTGCTCGGCTGCGTCTTCGTGCGCTTCTGCGAGGACAACGCGCTGGTCGAGCCGCTGTGGATCGGCGGCCCGGAGCCGACCGCCCCGGTCGAGCGGGCGGTGCAGGAGCGCCAGCAGTACCTGATCGAGAACCCCCGGCACAACGACCGGCACTGGTTGCGCGAGGCGTTCACGTACCTGCGGGGGCTGCGCGCCACCGGCAAGATCTTCGACGAGCACAACCCGGTGTGGCGGTTCGACATCTCCGGCGAGGCGGCCGAGAAGCTGTCGGAGTTCTTCCGGCGCGGCCCGGGGCTGGCCTCGCTGCGGGTGGAGGACCTGAACACCCGCTTCCTCGGCGACCTCTACCAGGACCTGTCGGCGCACGCGAAGAAGACGTACGCGCTGCTGCAGACGCCGGACTTCGTGGAGGAGTTCATCCTCGACCGCACCTTCGAGCCGGCGGTGAAGGAGTTCGGCCTGCCCGACACGTCGGTCATCGACCCGACGTGCGGGTCGGGGCACTTCCTGCTCGGCGCGTTCGGCCGGCTGGTGCGCAAGTGGCGGGACCGGGAGCCGGCGACGGACGTGCGGGTGCTGGTCGAGCGGGCGCTCGGCCAGGTGACCGGCGTGGACATCAACCCGTTCGCGGTGGCGATCGCCCGGTTCCGGCTGCTGGTCGCCGCGATGAAGGAGTGCGGGCTCACGTCGCTGGAGCGCACGCCGGCTTGGCCGGTGCGGGTGGCGACGGGCGACTCACTGCTGCACTGGGGGCGCAAGTCCCGGCACCAGGGCGACCTTCTTGAGTACGCCAAGGGCGAGAGCGGCTTCGCGTACGCGACCGAGGACGCCGACATGCTCGCCGACTACCTCGAAGAGGGGCAGTACACGGTGGTGGTCGGCAACCCGCCGTACATCACCGTGGCGGACTCGGCCCGCAACAAGCTCTACCGCGACATCTACCCCGACGTCTGCCACCGGCAGTACGCGCTGACGGTGCCGTTCGCCAAGCGCTTCTTCGACTTGGCGAAGCGCTCCGACGAGCACGGCGACGGGGCGGGTCACGTCGGCCAGATCACCGGAAACGCCTTCATGAAGCGCGAGTTCGGTAAGAAGCTGATCGAAGACTACTTCGCGCATCAGGTTGAGTTGACGGAGGTCATCGACACCTCCGGAGCGTACATTCCGGGTCACGGCACGCCGACGGTCATCCTGATCGGACGTGCCAAAAGTCGCCGGCATTCGGAGAAAGTCCTCACCATTCTTGGAGTTCGCGGCGAGCCATCGCAGCCAGCCGATCCGGCTGCTGGTCTGGTCTGGTCTGCCATCGTGGATGGTGTAGAAGGGCGTCGGGATGCCGCAGATTGGGTAAGCGTTGTAGATACGCCACGTGGGCGGCTGAAATCTCACCCTTGGAGCCTCAGTGGTGGTGGGGCTTCTGACGTGATGCTCTCACTTCGTCGAAACGCTCACTCCCTGCTTCAAGAGTCGGTTTCCGAGATCGGATTCGGTGCTGTGACCCGGGAGGATAGTGCCTACATGGTTGGTGCAGGATTTCTGCATCGCCGATCAGTCCCCATCAGGTTCCAGCGGCCGATAGTTGAAGGCGACGTAACCCGTGATTGGGTGATCGAAGGCCCGGTTGCATCTATTTGGCCTTATGACGAATCTACCCTATCCGCTCAAAACTGCCCTGCGCTGAATCAGGTTCTGTGGCCGTTGCGTCGAATCCTTGTTGACCGCGTTGCCTACGGACAAAGTCAGATCCAGCGGGGTCTGGCCTGGTTCGAGTACTCGATGTTCTTTGCTGCTCGCTTCAGGAACCCGAACTCCATCTCCTTTGCTTTCGTGGCGACGCACAACCACTTTGTGTTGGACCGGGGCGGAAAGGTCTTCAAGCAGTCGGCACCGGTGATCAAGTTGCCGGAGGGAGCGACGGAGGACGAGCACCTGCGGCTGCTCGGGGTGCTGAACAGTTCGACCGCCTGCTTCTGGCTCAAACAGGTCAGTCACAACAAGGGCCGACCTGGTGCTGAGCAGGCGGGGGCGGACGAGCCGTGGGAACATCGATTTGAGTTCACCGGCACCAAATTGCAGGAGTTTCCGCTGCCGGGCGACTTCCCGTTGGCGCGGGCGCGGGCGCTCGATTCGCTGGCGAAGCGACTCTCCAGACTAACCCCGGCGGCGGTCGCGGAGTCAGGGGTCCCGACCCGCCAGCGGCTGCGTGCGGCGCAGCGCGAGTACGACCTGATCCGGGGCGAAATGATTGCGCTGCAAGAAGAAATGGACTGGGAGGTCTACCGACTCTACGGGCTGTGTAGTGACGATCTGACTTGCGCGAATCCCCCCCGACTTGGCTCAAGTGAGCGGGCGTTCGCAATCTACATGGCACGGGAGATCGACGCTGGCGCAACTGACACCACTTGGTTCGAACATCGCAACCACAAGTTTCAGAGAATCACGGAGCTGCCTGCGCATTGGCCGGATGACTACCGGGCGCTGGTGCAGCGGCGGATCGAGGGCATCGAGTCGGACCGCAACATTGCGCTGATCGAGCGGCCGGAGTGCAAGCGGCGGTGGGCCACCGACGGCTGGGACGCCATGCAGGCGAAGGCACTGCGGGACTGGCTCCTGGATCGGCTGGAGGCACCGGAGCTGTGGGGCACCCGTTCGACGCCGCAGTCGGTGGCACAGCTCGCGGACAAGGTGCGCCACGACGACGACTTCCGCTCGGTGCTGGAGCTGTGGGCCGGGCGCGACGACTACGACCTGACGAAGACGGTCGCCAAGCTGGTTGCCGACGAGCACGTGCCCTACCTGCCCGTTGACCGCTACAAGCCGTCCGGGCTGCGGAAGCGGGCGCAGTGGGAGCGCACCTGGGCGCAGCAGCGGTTGGAGGACGCGGGCGAGAGCGTGCAGGTAGACGTTCCGCCGAAGTACAGCTCGGCGGACTTCGCCAAGGCATCCTACTGGCGGGCGCGCGGCAAGCTCGACGTGCCGAAGGAGCGGTTCATCTCGTACCCGAAGGCGGGCCGGGACAACGACGGCACGGTGCTGCTCGGCTGGGCCGGGTGGGACCACCTCGCGCAGGCCCAGGCGCTGGCGACCGTCTACCTCGACCGCAAGCTTCAGGCGGCCTGGCCGGCGGAACGCCTGCTGCCGCTACTGGCGGGCATCGCGGAGCTGGAGCCGTGGCTGCACCAGTGGTACGTCGATGAGCGGCCCGACTTCCCCGGGTCGCCGGCTCAGTTCTTCACGGACCTGGTCGACGCCGAGCTGTCCCAGCTCGGGGCCGACCGTCGGACCTTGATCACGCTTCGCGGGCTGAACGCCCCGGCCAGTAGTGGTGAGTAG
- the pglW gene encoding BREX system serine/threonine kinase PglW, with protein MREDSPRWEQINPSAYQHEQEGLRELAAYLPDAEPYHAWANVEFVGTDGSINEVDALVLTRSGLYVLELKHWQGRVSGDGQQWRRHKPNGRTQVLDSPLVLANRKAKRLRSVIQQYAPPGARVPYVQAAVFLHARDSRSELDEIGRQHVYGLDGHAAAKLPSLKEMLLAQPLDARHHVDAVRGRQIVELVKGARIRPSVADRRVNQLVLHQRPFAEGIGWQDFLADHTVGGELLRRVRFYLTSRAAEEDVPTIKLAAEREFRLLQGIHHPGIARALDLVEHPWGPAVVFDHRKEWVRLDQWLAERDGRLQLAQRLQLVQDLAEIVDHAHSRRLSHRSLNPRAVFVCDPDSARPTLVVTDWQTGGRLPGTRATTLGSPTDPASLELFFDDVVRRYQAPEAAVVEGLPGHQLDIFSLGALAYRIFAGVEPAASAEDLLAAVADGGLRLDAVADGMPTALVSAVYDATRGDPAQRMARVGEFLTWLDLVWEELTAPEPEPVVDPLQAHRGDVLDGGLTVLGNLGSGATAIALAVTRGDTSDGRDKLVLKVARDEQYADRFAAEARTVDKLRDSRVAALVQGPIKVGNRTALLLENAGDRTLAEDLRGGRLALDLLERYGRDLLEIVAFLDGQGVWHRDIKPANLAARPRPKDKQPHLCIFDFSLAGVPADQLTAGTTAYLDPFLGPPRRLRFDAAAERFAAAVTLYEMATGTLPRWGNGANPAAVSDEVTLDPAAFDPSVADRLVAFFAKALARDTADRFDTLDEMTDAWRAVFREIPEPAAATDDTGGAAPLGRSSPLEGAELTARARSALERLGITTVGELLDAEPSALTRARGVPDATRKEILARVRELRDLLDAEPEPAAAARPYAQGVEALCATLLPAVTDRTAWHRTAVQVLLGQAPDADGRYLRWPSQSDVARVAGKQQPQISTLLRRVVARDWQPNVALRLVGDEIVAVLDGRGGVASAEEIAEALVAARGSYTVEPKRTAQAIGLVRAAVETELARGGDARVAMHRLRDCDTVLVGREPDDPGIERTADDLLGYVTRLGRRATELAGADPLPTRARAVEELRALEAPPAGTPPLSDARLLQLAAAGSGGRAAVNAQGQLYPAKMPAGRALRLAAGALVGQKLDPDAVRARVRARFPRAEELPPRPQLDGLLRETIPLVWDVSAGLYAPPDRTSSVTGTRMQSTVGPILEPDAAAQVSRRLHDVIGRRGFLVALTSVRRTAHARRALLQRYDLTEVDVTALTLERLRALSFPWEAIVAADTGSPTDADFRSLVELFQHEVLPAVERWLAEAPGPVLITEAAPLARYDQLRLVQELADPTRPRPAARLLLVPVRRTEPVLLDGRQLPLTSPASQSLWLPEEWSAAAPAQQQRNATR; from the coding sequence ATGCGTGAGGACTCACCGCGCTGGGAGCAGATCAATCCGAGCGCCTACCAGCACGAGCAGGAGGGCCTGCGCGAGCTGGCCGCATACCTGCCGGACGCCGAGCCTTACCACGCGTGGGCCAACGTGGAGTTCGTCGGCACCGACGGCTCCATCAACGAGGTCGACGCGCTGGTGCTCACCCGCAGCGGCCTCTACGTGCTGGAGCTCAAGCACTGGCAGGGCCGGGTCTCCGGCGACGGCCAGCAGTGGCGGCGGCACAAGCCCAACGGCCGCACGCAGGTGCTCGACAGCCCGCTGGTCCTGGCCAACCGCAAGGCGAAGCGGCTGCGCAGCGTCATCCAGCAGTACGCTCCGCCCGGCGCGCGCGTGCCGTACGTCCAGGCGGCGGTCTTCCTGCACGCCCGCGATTCGCGCTCCGAGCTGGACGAGATCGGCCGCCAGCACGTCTACGGCCTCGACGGTCACGCTGCCGCGAAGCTGCCCAGCCTCAAGGAGATGCTGCTCGCCCAGCCGCTCGACGCCCGGCACCACGTCGACGCCGTCCGGGGCCGGCAGATCGTCGAGCTGGTGAAGGGCGCGCGGATCCGCCCCTCCGTCGCCGACCGCCGGGTCAACCAGCTCGTGCTGCACCAGCGGCCGTTCGCCGAGGGCATCGGCTGGCAGGACTTCCTCGCCGACCACACCGTCGGCGGCGAGCTGCTGCGCCGGGTCCGGTTCTATCTGACCAGCCGGGCCGCCGAGGAGGACGTACCGACGATCAAGCTGGCGGCGGAGCGCGAGTTCCGGCTGCTGCAGGGCATCCACCACCCGGGCATCGCCCGCGCCCTCGACCTGGTCGAGCACCCGTGGGGGCCGGCGGTCGTCTTCGACCACCGCAAGGAGTGGGTACGCCTCGACCAGTGGCTCGCCGAGCGGGACGGTCGGCTGCAGCTGGCCCAGCGCCTCCAGCTCGTGCAGGATCTCGCCGAGATCGTCGACCACGCCCACTCCCGACGGCTGTCGCACCGCTCGCTGAACCCCCGGGCCGTCTTCGTCTGCGACCCGGACAGCGCCCGCCCGACCCTCGTGGTGACGGACTGGCAGACCGGCGGCCGGTTGCCGGGCACCCGGGCCACCACGCTCGGCTCCCCGACCGACCCGGCCAGCCTCGAACTGTTCTTCGACGACGTGGTCCGCCGCTACCAGGCCCCCGAGGCGGCCGTCGTCGAGGGGCTGCCGGGCCACCAGCTCGACATCTTCTCCCTCGGCGCGCTGGCGTACCGGATCTTCGCCGGGGTCGAGCCGGCGGCCTCCGCCGAGGATCTGCTCGCGGCGGTCGCCGACGGCGGCCTGCGCCTGGACGCGGTCGCCGACGGCATGCCGACGGCGCTGGTCTCGGCCGTCTACGACGCGACGCGGGGCGACCCGGCGCAGCGGATGGCGCGGGTGGGGGAGTTCCTCACCTGGCTGGACCTGGTCTGGGAGGAGCTGACCGCCCCGGAGCCGGAGCCGGTGGTCGACCCGCTGCAGGCCCACCGGGGCGACGTGCTCGACGGCGGCCTCACCGTGCTCGGCAACCTGGGCAGCGGGGCCACCGCGATCGCCCTCGCCGTCACCCGGGGCGACACCTCCGACGGGCGCGACAAGCTGGTGCTCAAGGTGGCCCGGGACGAGCAGTACGCCGACCGGTTCGCCGCCGAGGCCCGCACGGTCGACAAGCTGCGCGACTCCAGGGTGGCGGCGCTGGTGCAGGGCCCGATCAAGGTCGGCAACCGCACCGCACTGCTGCTGGAGAACGCCGGCGACCGCACCCTCGCCGAGGACCTGCGCGGCGGCCGGCTGGCGCTGGACCTGCTGGAGCGCTACGGCCGGGACCTGCTGGAGATCGTGGCGTTCCTGGACGGGCAGGGGGTGTGGCACCGGGACATCAAGCCGGCCAACCTGGCGGCCCGGCCCCGGCCGAAGGACAAGCAGCCCCACCTGTGCATTTTCGACTTCTCCCTGGCGGGCGTGCCGGCCGACCAGCTCACTGCCGGCACCACCGCCTACCTCGACCCGTTCCTCGGGCCGCCGCGCCGGCTGCGGTTCGACGCCGCCGCCGAGCGGTTCGCCGCCGCCGTCACCCTGTACGAGATGGCGACGGGCACGCTGCCCCGCTGGGGCAACGGCGCCAACCCGGCCGCCGTCAGCGACGAGGTGACCCTCGACCCGGCGGCCTTCGACCCCTCGGTCGCCGACCGGCTGGTCGCCTTCTTCGCCAAGGCCCTCGCCCGGGACACCGCCGACCGGTTCGACACCCTCGACGAGATGACCGACGCCTGGCGGGCGGTGTTCCGGGAGATCCCGGAGCCGGCGGCGGCCACCGACGACACGGGCGGGGCCGCCCCGCTGGGCCGCTCCTCGCCGCTGGAGGGCGCGGAGCTGACCGCGCGGGCCCGTTCGGCGCTGGAGCGGCTGGGCATCACCACGGTCGGCGAGCTGCTGGACGCCGAGCCGTCGGCGCTGACCCGGGCCCGGGGCGTGCCCGACGCCACCCGCAAGGAGATCCTGGCCCGCGTCCGGGAGCTGCGGGACCTGCTGGACGCCGAGCCGGAGCCGGCCGCCGCCGCCCGCCCCTACGCGCAGGGCGTCGAGGCGCTCTGCGCCACCCTGCTGCCGGCGGTCACCGACCGCACGGCCTGGCACCGCACCGCCGTGCAGGTGCTCCTCGGCCAGGCCCCCGACGCCGACGGCCGGTATCTGCGCTGGCCGTCCCAGTCGGACGTGGCGCGGGTGGCCGGCAAGCAGCAGCCGCAGATCTCCACCCTGCTGCGGCGGGTCGTCGCCCGGGACTGGCAGCCGAACGTGGCCCTGCGCCTGGTCGGCGACGAGATCGTCGCCGTGCTCGACGGGCGGGGCGGGGTGGCCTCCGCCGAGGAGATCGCCGAGGCGCTGGTCGCCGCGCGCGGCTCGTACACCGTCGAGCCGAAACGCACCGCGCAGGCCATCGGCCTGGTCCGGGCCGCCGTGGAGACCGAGCTGGCCCGGGGCGGCGACGCCCGGGTGGCCATGCACCGGCTGCGCGACTGCGACACCGTGCTCGTCGGCCGGGAGCCCGACGACCCGGGCATCGAGCGCACCGCCGACGACCTGCTCGGCTACGTGACCCGGCTGGGGCGGCGGGCCACCGAGCTGGCCGGCGCGGACCCGCTGCCCACCCGGGCGCGGGCGGTGGAGGAGCTGCGGGCGCTGGAAGCGCCGCCCGCCGGCACCCCGCCGCTGAGCGACGCCCGGCTGCTGCAGCTCGCCGCCGCCGGCAGCGGGGGCAGGGCCGCCGTCAACGCGCAGGGCCAGCTCTACCCGGCGAAGATGCCCGCCGGGCGCGCGCTGCGCCTCGCCGCGGGCGCGCTGGTCGGCCAGAAACTCGACCCCGACGCGGTACGCGCCAGAGTGCGCGCCCGCTTCCCCCGCGCCGAGGAGCTGCCGCCCCGGCCGCAGCTCGACGGGCTGCTGCGGGAGACGATCCCGCTGGTCTGGGACGTGTCGGCGGGCCTGTACGCCCCGCCGGACCGCACCTCCTCGGTCACCGGCACCCGCATGCAGAGCACGGTCGGCCCGATCCTGGAGCCCGACGCCGCCGCGCAGGTCAGCCGGCGGCTGCACGACGTCATCGGCCGGCGCGGCTTCCTGGTGGCGCTCACCTCGGTGCGGCGCACCGCCCACGCCCGTCGGGCCCTGCTGCAGCGCTACGACCTCACCGAGGTCGACGTCACCGCGCTCACGCTGGAGCGGCTGCGGGCGCTCAGCTTCCCCTGGGAGGCGATCGTCGCCGCCGACACCGGCTCGCCGACGGATGCCGACTTTCGCTCCCTTGTGGAGCTGTTCCAGCACGAGGTGCTGCCCGCCGTCGAGCGGTGGCTCGCCGAGGCCCCCGGGCCGGTGCTGATCACCGAGGCCGCGCCGTTGGCCCGCTACGACCAGCTCCGGCTGGTCCAGGAGCTGGCCGACCCCACCCGGCCGCGCCCCGCCGCCCGGCTGCTGCTGGTCCCCGTCCGCCGCACCGAGCCGGTGCTGCTCGACGGTCGACAACTCCCGCTCACCTCCCCGGCCAGCCAGTCCCTGTGGCTGCCGGAGGAGTGGAGCGCCGCCGCCCCCGCACAACAGCAGAGGAACGCCACCCGATGA